TGTCAGGAGAACGATAAGATTCTTTAAAATATCCACCCTCATGGATATGTTTCTCTAATTCTAATTTTTTAATAATAAACTCTGCATCGATCATCAACAAGACCTTAATTCTGTAAATATTAAGAATTACTCTTGATAAATGGTATTGCCTTCAGCTATCACCATAGTAGGATGGCTGGTTAATGAAAAAGGATCACCATTCCATAATATCATTGATGAAATAAATCCAGGTTTAATTTGTCCAATATCGTCTATTCCGATAATATCAGCTGGTTCTTTAGTGATTTTCGAGATAGAGTCTGATTTTGAAAGCCCAAATCGTAACACGTGTCTTAGTGTATAGAATAAGTTTCTTGTCAAGGTAACAGGATGATCACTCATTAGTGCAATTTTACCTTTGAATCTATTAGAGGTTTCACGTTTCTCCAACTCTCGTTTTTTAACTCAACTTTATATTGGAAACTATCCAAAGGACCATATACGACTGGAATATCAATGGAGTGCAGATATATGAACACCTCTTCAAGATATATGCCCATGCAATGATGTGTCATTGTCTTCAGACCAAACTTCTTAGCCAATTCGATTAACAATATTGCATCATCCTCTTTGTGAAAATGCACCAAGACGCCAAGACGTTTTGACAACATATCTAAGAAAATTTCAGACAATGGATCAACTCATCGAGATCTTATTCTTATCAATAAGATTTTGAAGTTTCATTGCTTTGAGTAGATGTTCGCGCAGAATCGCCATCGCACCCATTCGTGCAGTAGGTCTTGGACCTTTCCATTCAAAAGTGCTTCTAGGATTAAATCCTAAGGCCATCTTGATTCCCACATCTTGTACGAATGCTTTTTCGATATTGGTCTCAAAATTTCGTAACAATACAGCTCTGCCACCTATGATATTTTCACACCCAGGTAAAACAACAGAATAAAGAACTCCACTTTCGATAGAATCTCTAATCTCTAAATGATAAATCATCCATGTAAATACTATAATGAGTTGATTAGAGGTAAAATCGCATTGCTGTGTTCATTCGCTTCATCTTCACAAGCCGGCTCCTCTGATCTTACCATTCCTATGTGGCTATGGGCATCAATTATAGCCGGAGTTACAAACACATCCTGGGCAATTAATCCGCAGGAATAGTCCGGTTTGGGTTTTTCTTCTCCAACATAAAGAATTCTATCACCCTCAAATCCAATGTAACAGTTTCTTTTTTCTCTAGTACCATCGAATAAAGTAATTGATTTAATTAGTTTCATAGCAGAATTACGGACCAATGCATATTAAAATAATGTATTTGTATCAATTATCGATCCCATATGAGAAAAACCAGTCTCATTAATCTCTCTATGTAGATAATTAGATTCGTAGTGGCAGCAGTGGACTTGTGATTACCAACACAGATGAAAAGTAAAATTTAGTATAATCACAGACTGATGCCACCTTTTATACTAATTAGAGAAACGGAAAAATTGTAGATGCATAATAAATGTAATAATATAGATTACACTACAATGACAATCCGCCTTATTGAAAGGAAATTGAGAAAATCAGGTCAATTAAATTGGAATATAGTATCATATGTTTTTACTAGAACGAAATAACATTGCATGAAAAGCAGAGGTGAACAAATTTATTTGAAGCTTAAAGTCATTTTACATCGTCCGTTCAAATGTTGAATCCTATTTGTTATTCCTCTATGTTTGATATCTTAACATCATGTATACCTTGTGGTATCGATAATTCTATCGCAGTTCTATTATCGGTGTTTCTCACGCTTGTGGCCTGATAAGGCGACCCGTCCATCACAATCGAAACGGGATTATCTTGGGTGGGCATCAACTCTACTGATAGCGCCCCAGGATAGGGATAGATATTGTTTATGGCAAAATTAAACTGTTTACTACTACTATTGTAATTCATCGAATCGATCTGAATTAGTCCAGAAAATTTATATCCTAATATTTTTGTAGCAGATATATTGACAATTTTGAATTCATTAATTTTCATATCATCGATGTCACCGCCAACACAACTATAAAAATAAACTCTGTCTTTTATAGCAGGGTCTGGTGAAAATGAAAACTGCATTTTTTCATAGGGTTTCAAAACGGGTATGAAGGTCTTTATAGAGTCTATTTGAGTGCTATTTCTATCATTTACTATCGCAAACAAAGTTATGTTATGGATTTGCATAGGACTGGTGTTGGTTATGTTCCCGAATAATTCCTTATTTTTACCTTGAGGGATTACAGGATATTCCAATTTGAGGGTATTTAATTTTGTGGTAGGGATACTAATGTTTTCACTCTCAAGAATAAATGGTTCGGATCCTGCTGCTAAAGGAAAAAGAGTAGAATTTAATGTGAATTTGAAAGGAAAGGGTTCATTATTTTTAAATAATATTGTGTTATACGGTTTTTCAGCTATGATTTCATGACTTGATGTAATATTGTTATATGCTAAAAGACCTACCGTAACATTTTGTGGGAAAATCTGATAGTCAGACTTAGCAACAGAACCAATAATTACGATGTTCTTGTCAACATCAAGATAAGAAGAATAATTTTTGACATAGGCCCTAGGATTATCGATTATATTGAGATTGGATTGGTCCAAGGCATAGGATATATTAAGTGTGATTAGCAAAAGTATGACACATGCAAAAATGCTAGCCACAGAGTAGATGACAGAAATGTGATTGTAGTTTTTTGACAATCATTAGATTGATATTGAAATTCGCATATAAGTCTTATTATTAGGAATGTATAACACTGAAAATAAGCATTAGTTGTAAAATGTAGATAATAATCTTAAAATTTATTAAATGATATTTTTTTAAGATTGCCCTAATGATGGACTGTTTTTTATAACAAACAAACACTTAATATTAGATATTTAATCAAAACCGTTCAAAAAATAGTTTTATGTTGGAAAATGCTTTCATAGATGAACTTGAATAACAATATATTTAGTAAAATTTTGGTCCCTATAGATGGCTCTACAAATTCTATGAAAGCCATTGACTACGCTGTCGACCTAGCTGAAAAATACAATAGTGAGTTAATAGCGTTCCACGTTTTGTATTCACAATCAGGATTTGCTTTTCACAAAGAAACAGTAGCGGGAACCATTACATCAAGTTCTTTAAATGATTTGAACCTTGAGGCAAAGCAAGAAGCAGAAAAATGGTTTGAAGAAATAAACAAGAGGGCTGATAAAAAGAATGTACAAATTAAAACAGAAGTTGTATTAACCGTAATATCAATAGTAGAAGCTATCCTAACATATGCTGAAAAGGAAAATATCGATTTAATAGTTATTGGATCCAAAGGTAAATCCGGTTGGAAAAAACTAATAGTTGGAAGCGTAGCCTCCGGAATTTCTACCTATGCCCATTGTCCCATCCTGATAGTAAAATAAAATTATCATTAGATAAGTAGCAAAGAGGAAATTTAAATGCTTCATTAATATAAACAAGTGAAATCAATCAAGAACCTACCGGCTTAAAAGGTTGAGGATTTAGTTACAATATTATCACAGATGCAAGGATCATTGATACCATGGCAGCGGTAAGAAAACCGAACATGATATTAGGAATGAATTTATCTAATTTTAACACTTTGTGCAACTTTGATGTCATTGAACTGGGCTTTGATCCATATAAAACATGATAATAAACTATTAGAGATAGAGATCCGCTAAGTAGAATGACATTTCCCTTTGATGTATACGCCAAATCTTCAAATCGAAAATTTGAATTAAAACCAAATAAGACAAATCCGCTTACGATGGAAATAGTAGAGGCAAATATAACAAGTCTACGAATTTGTGGCAAGATGATAGATAAATTCCCACCTTTGTTTAAAGGTCTAATAATAGTGATAACAATCAATATAACACTCCACCATAAGATGGACGTAACCAAATGAATTTCTTGAATTAGTATACTGTACTCGCTAATCAAGACAACACAAACTATCTTTTTAATACAAATTTCTAAATGTTTCTAATATAATTTATTATAAAGTAGATGTAGAAATCCTTATATAATTAATAATATTTCTCCTGGAAAATAATGAAACAATATTGATAGAGGTGCTCATCTAAAATAGATGAAATAAAATAGATCCGGACGAACCTCCCTTTAAGGTGGAGTATTCTTATCAGGTCTACAGGGCAATGGAGAAAGCACAAGGAAATATTTAATTAAATAATCAACTTTAGATACCACTTCTTCTTTCTGAAATCAATAGGCTTTTGTTTCCATTTACCATCATCGTTTAGTATTAAAGGTACCATTATTCAGGTATGTACTAAAACGAACTATGTCCACTGGAGATAAATTTACAAGTTTATTTTTTCCAAATTCATTGTAATCAAAACCATCGAAATTACGGTTATAATTCTTTTTAAAATAATTGACTATAAATGAGATAGTCTTTTTCCTAAACGATAACAAGAATTGAATATCTTTAATGACTTTGTTTGATAAAGGTGATGTTCGTGGGCAGATCTCGATTAAGACCGACTCAACTTTTGGGGATGGTGAAAACGATGTATATGGAACATCGAGTAACATCTTGATTGAGAACCTATACTGAGACAATATAGAAATAGCCCTATAATTCTTCTCTCCCGGCTTTGAAAGAAGTTTTTCAACAAATTCGCGTTGTAGTAGGATTATCCCCTTTCTAAAATCTCTTTGGCACAACCATGTTACTGCATTTCGACTCTCATAATAAGGCAAACTAGAGAAAAAAACATCAAAAGGAATAGCCAGATGTTCATTAAAACCATCCAAATTCAATAATTCTAAATTCTTATGTGTCAAATTTCTCTTACAACGAGAGTAGAGAATAGAATCCAGTTCAAACGAATGTACATATTTTGAAATTTTACATAGTTCTGTAGTAAGTATACCCTTTCCTGTTCCAACCTCGTATATTACATCATCTTTATTGATCCTAGATGTCTGAATTATTTTTTTTATTATGGTATGATCTATAAGGAAATTTTGTCCTAATTTTGTCTGCTTTTTCAATGTGAGTTGAGAAAATGTTATAGGCCAGTTTTTTTAAAGGGATTCCAATGAAAATTCTAGAATAAAAATTATCTCTATTTTCTTACAAAGATATTCATTCTGGTTTCGCCAGAAATTTCATCATAGATTCTTTTTGCAATTAATTTTGTTACATCTCGTAATCCCGTCCTATTCTGGAGATCCGAAAATGATTCGAATTTTCGCTTATCTCTTTCATCCAGTATCGACTTCATGTATGTTTTACCTATTCCAGGGATAAGCTCAAGGGAATGAACCCTTGGTGTCATTGGTTGAGCGGAATTGAAATAATCTATAAACCGTTTTTCATTTACATTTACTATTTTTTCAATTACAATCGGTAATTCATTCTTTGCAGATTGAGAAGTGTGATTGTAATCAAGTCTACCCAATACACTAATAATTTTCTCTCGTCCATCTTTACCGATGTATACGCGTTCACCAATGCTAAATTTTTCGTTACTAATTCCTAATAATTCTAATAATGTCAAATGTTCTTCACCTATTGCGTGAATAATGACCCCTTCCCTCATTCTTACTATTGAAGATTTTCCATTTTGAATATAATCCAAAATGTAAGCATATTCTTCGAATTTTCGTGGAGAAAAAGTATCACCATGTTTATTATAATTATCTCTGTTTGAAATATACCTTGACAAAATTTGTTTTACCTTTACAATTATATAAGAAATGACTTTTTATTTAACTTTCAACTTTTGATTGGAGCTGTTCGTCCCCATTATTCTCATTCTTAGAGAGTAAAATGGATTTTATCTTTTCAAGTTTTTCTGTTACTATTAATTTTTTCCACCCAAATGTAAAAGCCCTTAATTCTTCTATGGACCGGGGCATTACATTTACCAATTCTACAGACTCTTCAGGAGTTAAATCACCTTCAGCCACAAGTCTATCAACCATTACTTTAGCAGGCTCGTAGTCCACCTTTGAAAACTTCTTAGAGTAATCAAATGTCCAACGTTGAATTTGATCCATTTCATCCATAGGAATAGTCTCTAATATTTTTTTCACTTCAGACAAAGTGATGATCTCTCTTTTTATTACTTCGGGCAAATCAAGCACACACTTTTTAATTAGTTATACAACTATTGGTCGAACATGATTAAGTTTTGTTTGTAAGTATTTTGGCTTACTTCCAAACACTACAACTACCCTAACGATGCGTCTACCAACCTGCTCAATTATTCCAACTTTGCCCTGAAAACGTCTATGAGGCATAGTATTAT
Above is a window of Candidatus Nitrosocosmicus arcticus DNA encoding:
- a CDS encoding amidohydrolase family protein, yielding MSDHPVTLTRNLFYTLRHVLRFGLSKSDSISKITKEPADIIGIDDIGQIKPGFISSMILWNGDPFSLTSHPTMVIAEGNTIYQE
- a CDS encoding DUF655 domain-containing protein, which codes for MSRYISNRDNYNKHGDTFSPRKFEEYAYILDYIQNGKSSIVRMREGVIIHAIGEEHLTLLELLGISNEKFSIGERVYIGKDGREKIISVLGRLDYNHTSQSAKNELPIVIEKIVNVNEKRFIDYFNSAQPMTPRVHSLELIPGIGKTYMKSILDERDKRKFESFSDLQNRTGLRDVTKLIAKRIYDEISGETRMNIFVRK
- a CDS encoding ribosomal RNA small subunit methyltransferase A, with translation MKKQTKLGQNFLIDHTIIKKIIQTSRINKDDVIYEVGTGKGILTTELCKISKYVHSFELDSILYSRCKRNLTHKNLELLNLDGFNEHLAIPFDVFFSSLPYYESRNAVTWLCQRDFRKGIILLQREFVEKLLSKPGEKNYRAISILSQYRFSIKMLLDVPYTSFSPSPKVESVLIEICPRTSPLSNKVIKDIQFLLSFRKKTISFIVNYFKKNYNRNFDGFDYNEFGKNKLVNLSPVDIVRFSTYLNNGTFNTKR
- a CDS encoding RNA polymerase Rpb4, which translates into the protein MPEVIKREIITLSEVKKILETIPMDEMDQIQRWTFDYSKKFSKVDYEPAKVMVDRLVAEGDLTPEESVELVNVMPRSIEELRAFTFGWKKLIVTEKLEKIKSILLSKNENNGDEQLQSKVES
- a CDS encoding 50S ribosomal protein L21; translated protein: MPSSHGTRRKSRSILTKSNKITGVSYLLIEYKPGDKVVIDIDPSEHNTMPHRRFQGKVGIIEQVGRRIVRVVVVFGSKPKYLQTKLNHVRPIVV
- a CDS encoding universal stress protein; the protein is MNLNNNIFSKILVPIDGSTNSMKAIDYAVDLAEKYNSELIAFHVLYSQSGFAFHKETVAGTITSSSLNDLNLEAKQEAEKWFEEINKRADKKNVQIKTEVVLTVISIVEAILTYAEKENIDLIVIGSKGKSGWKKLIVGSVASGISTYAHCPILIVK